In one window of Primulina tabacum isolate GXHZ01 chromosome 8, ASM2559414v2, whole genome shotgun sequence DNA:
- the LOC142552990 gene encoding CBL-interacting serine/threonine-protein kinase 9-like isoform X2 yields the protein MSRASAAMGSRTLVGKYELGRTLGEGSFGKVKFARNTQSTGEYAVAIKIIDRHRVLSSHMVEQIKREISTMKMIKHPNVLNILEVMASKTKIYIVLEYVGGGELFDKIARQGKLKEGVARMYFQQLINAVDYCHSRGVYHRDLKPENLLLDSHGVLKVSDFGLSAFSKQVREDGLLHTACGTPNYVAPEVLNDKGYDGTTSDVWSCGVILFVLMAGYLPFEEPNLMVLYRKIYKADFSFPPWFSSNAKRLIKRILDPNPLTRITIPEILENDWFKKDYKQPCFRQEEDVNLDDVDAVFNDSEDYLVSERKEKPVSMNAFELISRSQGFSLENLFDKQMQGLVKRETRFTSTCPANEIMSKIEEAAKPLGFNVHKRNYKMKLQGDKSGRKGQLAVATEVFEVAPSLHMVELRKTGGDTLEFHKFYKTFSSGLKDIVWTSDSNKEETS from the exons ATGAGCAGAGCGTCGGCGGCGATGGGGAGCCGGACGCTCGTGGGAAAGTACGAGCTGGGAAGGACCCTCGGAGAAGGCAGCTTCGGCAAGGTCAAGTTCGCCAGAAACACTCAAAGCACTGGGGAATACGCCGTCGCCATCAAAATCATCGATCGTCATCGAGTGCTCAGTAGTCATATGGTTGAACAG ATAAAAAGAGAAATTTCAACGATGAAGATGATCAAGCATCCCAATGTCTTAAATATATTAGAg GTTATGGCAAGCAAAACAAAGATCTACATTGTTCTTGAATATGTTGGTGGAGGAGAACTATTTGATAAAATA GCTAGACAAGGGAAACTTAAAGAAGGCGTAGCTAGGATGTACTTTCAACAACTCATCAATGCTGTGGATTATTGCCACAGTCGAGGTGTGTACCACAGAGATTTGAAG CCAGAGAATCTGTTGCTGGATTCTCATGGAGTTCTTAAAGTTTCAGATTTTGGATTGAGTGCATTTTCAAAGCAGGTCCGG GAAGATGGGCTGCTTCACACGGCTTGTGGCACACCAAATTATGTAGCACCAGAG GTGCTCAATGATAAAGGCTATGATGGTACCACATCAGATGTATGGTCTTGTGGAGTTATTCTTTTTGTTTTAATGGCTGGATATTTGCCTTTCGAGGAGCCCAACCTCATGGTTCTGTACAGGAAA ATTTACAAGGCTGATTTCTCATTTCCACCATGGTTTTCATCCAATGCTAAAAGGCTGATTAAGCGTATTCTGGATCCAAATCCACTTACT CGAATTACCATTCCTgagattctagaaaatgattgGTTCAAGAAAGATTACAAGCAACCCTGTTTTAGGCAGGAAGAGGATGTCAATCTCGACGATGTTGATGCTGTCTTTAATGACTCTGAA GACTATCTTGTCtcagaaagaaaagaaaaacctGTCTCCATGAATGCCTTTGAGCTTATATCTAGGTCTCAGGGTTTCAGCCTCGAAAATTTGTTCGATAAGCAGATG CAGGGCCTGGTGAAGAGAGAAACTCGCTTTACATCTACATGTCCAGCAAATGAAATAATGTCAAAAATTGAGGAAGCAGCTAAACCTTTGGGGTTTAATGTTCACAAAAGAAACTATAAG ATGAAGTTACAAGGTGACAAGAGTGGAAGGAAAGGGCAGCTTGCTGTAGCTACAGAG GTTTTTGAGGTGGCTCCTTCATTGCACATGGTTGAGCTCCGTAAAACTGGTGGGGACACATTGGAGTTCCACAAG TTCTACAAAACCTTCTCATCTGGGTTGAAAGATATTGTCTGGACCTCTGATTCGAATAAAGAAGAGACAAGTTGA
- the LOC142552990 gene encoding CBL-interacting serine/threonine-protein kinase 9-like isoform X1 codes for MSRASAAMGSRTLVGKYELGRTLGEGSFGKVKFARNTQSTGEYAVAIKIIDRHRVLSSHMVEQIKREISTMKMIKHPNVLNILEVMASKTKIYIVLEYVGGGELFDKIARQGKLKEGVARMYFQQLINAVDYCHSRGVYHRDLKPENLLLDSHGVLKVSDFGLSAFSKQVREDGLLHTACGTPNYVAPEVLNDKGYDGTTSDVWSCGVILFVLMAGYLPFEEPNLMVLYRKIYKADFSFPPWFSSNAKRLIKRILDPNPLTRITIPEILENDWFKKDYKQPCFRQEEDVNLDDVDAVFNDSEDYLVSERKEKPVSMNAFELISRSQGFSLENLFDKQMQQGLVKRETRFTSTCPANEIMSKIEEAAKPLGFNVHKRNYKMKLQGDKSGRKGQLAVATEVFEVAPSLHMVELRKTGGDTLEFHKFYKTFSSGLKDIVWTSDSNKEETS; via the exons ATGAGCAGAGCGTCGGCGGCGATGGGGAGCCGGACGCTCGTGGGAAAGTACGAGCTGGGAAGGACCCTCGGAGAAGGCAGCTTCGGCAAGGTCAAGTTCGCCAGAAACACTCAAAGCACTGGGGAATACGCCGTCGCCATCAAAATCATCGATCGTCATCGAGTGCTCAGTAGTCATATGGTTGAACAG ATAAAAAGAGAAATTTCAACGATGAAGATGATCAAGCATCCCAATGTCTTAAATATATTAGAg GTTATGGCAAGCAAAACAAAGATCTACATTGTTCTTGAATATGTTGGTGGAGGAGAACTATTTGATAAAATA GCTAGACAAGGGAAACTTAAAGAAGGCGTAGCTAGGATGTACTTTCAACAACTCATCAATGCTGTGGATTATTGCCACAGTCGAGGTGTGTACCACAGAGATTTGAAG CCAGAGAATCTGTTGCTGGATTCTCATGGAGTTCTTAAAGTTTCAGATTTTGGATTGAGTGCATTTTCAAAGCAGGTCCGG GAAGATGGGCTGCTTCACACGGCTTGTGGCACACCAAATTATGTAGCACCAGAG GTGCTCAATGATAAAGGCTATGATGGTACCACATCAGATGTATGGTCTTGTGGAGTTATTCTTTTTGTTTTAATGGCTGGATATTTGCCTTTCGAGGAGCCCAACCTCATGGTTCTGTACAGGAAA ATTTACAAGGCTGATTTCTCATTTCCACCATGGTTTTCATCCAATGCTAAAAGGCTGATTAAGCGTATTCTGGATCCAAATCCACTTACT CGAATTACCATTCCTgagattctagaaaatgattgGTTCAAGAAAGATTACAAGCAACCCTGTTTTAGGCAGGAAGAGGATGTCAATCTCGACGATGTTGATGCTGTCTTTAATGACTCTGAA GACTATCTTGTCtcagaaagaaaagaaaaacctGTCTCCATGAATGCCTTTGAGCTTATATCTAGGTCTCAGGGTTTCAGCCTCGAAAATTTGTTCGATAAGCAGATG CAGCAGGGCCTGGTGAAGAGAGAAACTCGCTTTACATCTACATGTCCAGCAAATGAAATAATGTCAAAAATTGAGGAAGCAGCTAAACCTTTGGGGTTTAATGTTCACAAAAGAAACTATAAG ATGAAGTTACAAGGTGACAAGAGTGGAAGGAAAGGGCAGCTTGCTGTAGCTACAGAG GTTTTTGAGGTGGCTCCTTCATTGCACATGGTTGAGCTCCGTAAAACTGGTGGGGACACATTGGAGTTCCACAAG TTCTACAAAACCTTCTCATCTGGGTTGAAAGATATTGTCTGGACCTCTGATTCGAATAAAGAAGAGACAAGTTGA
- the LOC142554297 gene encoding NAC domain-containing protein 66-like has translation MSISVNGQSQVPPGFRFHPTEEELLQYYLRKKVALDKIDLDVIQEVDLNKLEPWDIQEKCKIGSTPQNDWYFFSHKDKKYPTGTRTNRATAAGFWKATGRDKVINGNSRRIGMRKTLVFYKGRAPNGQKSDWIMHEYRLDDGSTSTSIITACDKNHLEYVTIDDVLKEEGWVICRVFKKKNHCHKASAGSRMLNTAAINDLSCDYDDEESLEKMLPPYSFNPRNQVVPNDMMNLSRRFLKLPSLRDISSEEEIADQSQGSINYESYSEILESSGLQDWSLC, from the exons ATGAGCATAAGTGTTAATGGGCAATCTCAAGTCCCACCAGGCTTCAGATTTCATCCCACAGAAGAGGAGCTGTTACAGTATTACTTGAGGAAGAAGGTCGCGTTAGACAAGATCGatttggatgtgatccaagaagtCGATCTTAACAAGCTTGAGCCCTGGGACATACAAG AGAAGTGTAAAATCGGATCCACTCCTCAGAATGACTGGTACTTCTTCAGTCACAAGGACAAAAAGTACCCAACAGGCACGCGCACGAATCGTGCCACGGCTGCTGGATTCTGGAAGGCTACTGGCCGTGACAAAGTAATCAATGGCAACTCGAGACGAATTGGGATGAGGAAGACTCTTGTTTTCTACAAGGGCCGTGCCCCCAATGGTCAAAAATCCGATTGGATCATGCATGAATATAGACTCGATGACGGCAGTACCAGTACCTCAATCATTACTGCTTGTgataaaaatcatttggaaTAT GTGACCATTGATGACGTACTGAAAGAAGAAGGCTGGGTGATTTGTCGAGTGTTTAAGAAGAAAAATCACTGCCACAAGGCATCAGCTGGGAGCCGTATGCTTAACACTGCAGCAATAAATGATTTATCATGCGACTATGACGATGAAGAAAGTCTAGAGAAAATGCTCCCACCATACTCATTCAACCCAAGAAATCAAGTGGTGCCCAATGATATGATGAATTTAAGCCGACGATTCTTGAAACTACCAAGCCTGAGAGATATTTCCAGTGAAGAAGAAATTGCGGATCAGTCTCAAGGATCCATTAACTATGAAAGTTACTCAGAAATATTAGAAAGCAGTGGGCTTCAAGATTGG TCATTATGCTGA
- the LOC142552990 gene encoding CBL-interacting serine/threonine-protein kinase 9-like isoform X3 — MSRASAAMGSRTLVGKYELGRTLGEGSFGKVKFARNTQSTGEYAVAIKIIDRHRVLSSHMVEQIKREISTMKMIKHPNVLNILEVMASKTKIYIVLEYVGGGELFDKIARQGKLKEGVARMYFQQLINAVDYCHSRGVYHRDLKPENLLLDSHGVLKVSDFGLSAFSKQVREDGLLHTACGTPNYVAPEVLNDKGYDGTTSDVWSCGVILFVLMAGYLPFEEPNLMVLYRKIYKADFSFPPWFSSNAKRLIKRILDPNPLTRITIPEILENDWFKKDYKQPCFRQEEDVNLDDVDAVFNDSEDYLVSERKEKPVSMNAFELISRSQGFSLENLFDKQMGLVKRETRFTSTCPANEIMSKIEEAAKPLGFNVHKRNYKMKLQGDKSGRKGQLAVATEVFEVAPSLHMVELRKTGGDTLEFHKFYKTFSSGLKDIVWTSDSNKEETS, encoded by the exons ATGAGCAGAGCGTCGGCGGCGATGGGGAGCCGGACGCTCGTGGGAAAGTACGAGCTGGGAAGGACCCTCGGAGAAGGCAGCTTCGGCAAGGTCAAGTTCGCCAGAAACACTCAAAGCACTGGGGAATACGCCGTCGCCATCAAAATCATCGATCGTCATCGAGTGCTCAGTAGTCATATGGTTGAACAG ATAAAAAGAGAAATTTCAACGATGAAGATGATCAAGCATCCCAATGTCTTAAATATATTAGAg GTTATGGCAAGCAAAACAAAGATCTACATTGTTCTTGAATATGTTGGTGGAGGAGAACTATTTGATAAAATA GCTAGACAAGGGAAACTTAAAGAAGGCGTAGCTAGGATGTACTTTCAACAACTCATCAATGCTGTGGATTATTGCCACAGTCGAGGTGTGTACCACAGAGATTTGAAG CCAGAGAATCTGTTGCTGGATTCTCATGGAGTTCTTAAAGTTTCAGATTTTGGATTGAGTGCATTTTCAAAGCAGGTCCGG GAAGATGGGCTGCTTCACACGGCTTGTGGCACACCAAATTATGTAGCACCAGAG GTGCTCAATGATAAAGGCTATGATGGTACCACATCAGATGTATGGTCTTGTGGAGTTATTCTTTTTGTTTTAATGGCTGGATATTTGCCTTTCGAGGAGCCCAACCTCATGGTTCTGTACAGGAAA ATTTACAAGGCTGATTTCTCATTTCCACCATGGTTTTCATCCAATGCTAAAAGGCTGATTAAGCGTATTCTGGATCCAAATCCACTTACT CGAATTACCATTCCTgagattctagaaaatgattgGTTCAAGAAAGATTACAAGCAACCCTGTTTTAGGCAGGAAGAGGATGTCAATCTCGACGATGTTGATGCTGTCTTTAATGACTCTGAA GACTATCTTGTCtcagaaagaaaagaaaaacctGTCTCCATGAATGCCTTTGAGCTTATATCTAGGTCTCAGGGTTTCAGCCTCGAAAATTTGTTCGATAAGCAGATG GGCCTGGTGAAGAGAGAAACTCGCTTTACATCTACATGTCCAGCAAATGAAATAATGTCAAAAATTGAGGAAGCAGCTAAACCTTTGGGGTTTAATGTTCACAAAAGAAACTATAAG ATGAAGTTACAAGGTGACAAGAGTGGAAGGAAAGGGCAGCTTGCTGTAGCTACAGAG GTTTTTGAGGTGGCTCCTTCATTGCACATGGTTGAGCTCCGTAAAACTGGTGGGGACACATTGGAGTTCCACAAG TTCTACAAAACCTTCTCATCTGGGTTGAAAGATATTGTCTGGACCTCTGATTCGAATAAAGAAGAGACAAGTTGA
- the LOC142552990 gene encoding CBL-interacting serine/threonine-protein kinase 9-like isoform X6: protein MSRASAAMGSRTLVGKYELGRTLGEGSFGKVKFARNTQSTGEYAVAIKIIDRHRVLSSHMVEQIKREISTMKMIKHPNVLNILEVMASKTKIYIVLEYVGGGELFDKIARQGKLKEGVARMYFQQLINAVDYCHSRGVYHRDLKPENLLLDSHGVLKVSDFGLSAFSKQVREDGLLHTACGTPNYVAPEVLNDKGYDGTTSDVWSCGVILFVLMAGYLPFEEPNLMVLYRKIYKADFSFPPWFSSNAKRLIKRILDPNPLT, encoded by the exons ATGAGCAGAGCGTCGGCGGCGATGGGGAGCCGGACGCTCGTGGGAAAGTACGAGCTGGGAAGGACCCTCGGAGAAGGCAGCTTCGGCAAGGTCAAGTTCGCCAGAAACACTCAAAGCACTGGGGAATACGCCGTCGCCATCAAAATCATCGATCGTCATCGAGTGCTCAGTAGTCATATGGTTGAACAG ATAAAAAGAGAAATTTCAACGATGAAGATGATCAAGCATCCCAATGTCTTAAATATATTAGAg GTTATGGCAAGCAAAACAAAGATCTACATTGTTCTTGAATATGTTGGTGGAGGAGAACTATTTGATAAAATA GCTAGACAAGGGAAACTTAAAGAAGGCGTAGCTAGGATGTACTTTCAACAACTCATCAATGCTGTGGATTATTGCCACAGTCGAGGTGTGTACCACAGAGATTTGAAG CCAGAGAATCTGTTGCTGGATTCTCATGGAGTTCTTAAAGTTTCAGATTTTGGATTGAGTGCATTTTCAAAGCAGGTCCGG GAAGATGGGCTGCTTCACACGGCTTGTGGCACACCAAATTATGTAGCACCAGAG GTGCTCAATGATAAAGGCTATGATGGTACCACATCAGATGTATGGTCTTGTGGAGTTATTCTTTTTGTTTTAATGGCTGGATATTTGCCTTTCGAGGAGCCCAACCTCATGGTTCTGTACAGGAAA ATTTACAAGGCTGATTTCTCATTTCCACCATGGTTTTCATCCAATGCTAAAAGGCTGATTAAGCGTATTCTGGATCCAAATCCACTTACT TAA
- the LOC142552990 gene encoding CBL-interacting serine/threonine-protein kinase 9-like isoform X5, with protein MSRASAAMGSRTLVGKYELGRTLGEGSFGKVKFARNTQSTGEYAVAIKIIDRHRVLSSHMVEQIKREISTMKMIKHPNVLNILEVMASKTKIYIVLEYVGGGELFDKIARQGKLKEGVARMYFQQLINAVDYCHSRGVYHRDLKPENLLLDSHGVLKVSDFGLSAFSKQEDGLLHTACGTPNYVAPEVLNDKGYDGTTSDVWSCGVILFVLMAGYLPFEEPNLMVLYRKIYKADFSFPPWFSSNAKRLIKRILDPNPLTRITIPEILENDWFKKDYKQPCFRQEEDVNLDDVDAVFNDSEDYLVSERKEKPVSMNAFELISRSQGFSLENLFDKQMGLVKRETRFTSTCPANEIMSKIEEAAKPLGFNVHKRNYKMKLQGDKSGRKGQLAVATEVFEVAPSLHMVELRKTGGDTLEFHKFYKTFSSGLKDIVWTSDSNKEETS; from the exons ATGAGCAGAGCGTCGGCGGCGATGGGGAGCCGGACGCTCGTGGGAAAGTACGAGCTGGGAAGGACCCTCGGAGAAGGCAGCTTCGGCAAGGTCAAGTTCGCCAGAAACACTCAAAGCACTGGGGAATACGCCGTCGCCATCAAAATCATCGATCGTCATCGAGTGCTCAGTAGTCATATGGTTGAACAG ATAAAAAGAGAAATTTCAACGATGAAGATGATCAAGCATCCCAATGTCTTAAATATATTAGAg GTTATGGCAAGCAAAACAAAGATCTACATTGTTCTTGAATATGTTGGTGGAGGAGAACTATTTGATAAAATA GCTAGACAAGGGAAACTTAAAGAAGGCGTAGCTAGGATGTACTTTCAACAACTCATCAATGCTGTGGATTATTGCCACAGTCGAGGTGTGTACCACAGAGATTTGAAG CCAGAGAATCTGTTGCTGGATTCTCATGGAGTTCTTAAAGTTTCAGATTTTGGATTGAGTGCATTTTCAAAGCAG GAAGATGGGCTGCTTCACACGGCTTGTGGCACACCAAATTATGTAGCACCAGAG GTGCTCAATGATAAAGGCTATGATGGTACCACATCAGATGTATGGTCTTGTGGAGTTATTCTTTTTGTTTTAATGGCTGGATATTTGCCTTTCGAGGAGCCCAACCTCATGGTTCTGTACAGGAAA ATTTACAAGGCTGATTTCTCATTTCCACCATGGTTTTCATCCAATGCTAAAAGGCTGATTAAGCGTATTCTGGATCCAAATCCACTTACT CGAATTACCATTCCTgagattctagaaaatgattgGTTCAAGAAAGATTACAAGCAACCCTGTTTTAGGCAGGAAGAGGATGTCAATCTCGACGATGTTGATGCTGTCTTTAATGACTCTGAA GACTATCTTGTCtcagaaagaaaagaaaaacctGTCTCCATGAATGCCTTTGAGCTTATATCTAGGTCTCAGGGTTTCAGCCTCGAAAATTTGTTCGATAAGCAGATG GGCCTGGTGAAGAGAGAAACTCGCTTTACATCTACATGTCCAGCAAATGAAATAATGTCAAAAATTGAGGAAGCAGCTAAACCTTTGGGGTTTAATGTTCACAAAAGAAACTATAAG ATGAAGTTACAAGGTGACAAGAGTGGAAGGAAAGGGCAGCTTGCTGTAGCTACAGAG GTTTTTGAGGTGGCTCCTTCATTGCACATGGTTGAGCTCCGTAAAACTGGTGGGGACACATTGGAGTTCCACAAG TTCTACAAAACCTTCTCATCTGGGTTGAAAGATATTGTCTGGACCTCTGATTCGAATAAAGAAGAGACAAGTTGA
- the LOC142552991 gene encoding uncharacterized protein LOC142552991 — MKTAGSPETPPTNHRHRTQQKRFLSLAFQKVATPTRFCILLCLSFILGYLWHSQPLLSQSAADLLDHSIFPPDKCGDPVAAENIRQTIIDRVFNHTSPWEGFPPKHVSSDGLILEGWTKGWGSNAPVFEHLIQKVKPKTIIEVGTFLGASAIHMVGLTRKMGLDTQVLCIDDFRGWPGYYDEGKGMKMVNGDVMMLYQFMQNVVRENASDSIMFLPFSTNTALGGLCDWGVYGDLVEVDAAHDFHSAWVDINNAYKVLKPGGILFGHDIVWVGVRKAVNIFARLHGFKVAIDGEHWILY; from the coding sequence ATGAAAACTGCGGGTTCGCCGGAGACACCTCCAACAAACCACCGACACCGGACACAACAGAAAAGGTTTTTGAGTCTCGCCTTCCAAAAGGTCGCCACACCCACCAGATTCTGTATCCTCCTCTGCTTATCCTTCATCCTCGGTTATTTATGGCATTCACAGCCACTCTTGTCCCAATCTGCCGCAGATTTACTCGACCACAGCATCTTCCCGCCTGATAAGTGCGGGGACCCAGTGGCGGCGGAAAACATCCGGCAAACAATCATCGACCGAGTTTTCAATCACACCTCTCCCTGGGAAGGGTTCCCCCCCAAGCACGTTAGCTCCGATGGGCTGATCTTGGAAGGGTGGACAAAAGGATGGGGCTCAAACGCGCCGGTTTTCGAGCACTTGATTCAGAAGGTGAAGCCCAAGACCATCATAGAAGTGGGAACGTTTCTCGGAGCATCCGCGATTCACATGGTGGGGCTGACTCGGAAAATGGGCCTGGACACTCAGGTATTGTGCATCGACGATTTCAGGGGGTGGCCCGGATACTACGACGAAGGAAAAGGGATGAAGATGGTGAACGGAGATGTCATGATGTTGTACCAGTTCATGCAGAACGTGGTGCGGGAGAACGCCTCCGATTCAATCATGTTCCTGCCGTTCTCGACGAACACCGCTCTGGGCGGGCTGTGCGACTGGGGCGTGTACGGTGACCTGGTGGAGGTGGATGCGGCGCATGACTTTCACTCGGCGTGGGTGGACATCAACAATGCCTACAAGGTGTTGAAGCCTGGCGGAATTTTATTCGGGCACGACATTGTGTGGGTTGGTGTTCGAAAGGCCGTGAACATATTCGCCCGACTCCACGGTTTCAAAGTTGCAATCGACGGTGAGCATTGGATTCTTTACTGA
- the LOC142552990 gene encoding CBL-interacting serine/threonine-protein kinase 9-like isoform X4, whose translation MSRASAAMGSRTLVGKYELGRTLGEGSFGKVKFARNTQSTGEYAVAIKIIDRHRVLSSHMVEQIKREISTMKMIKHPNVLNILEVMASKTKIYIVLEYVGGGELFDKIARQGKLKEGVARMYFQQLINAVDYCHSRGVYHRDLKPENLLLDSHGVLKVSDFGLSAFSKQEDGLLHTACGTPNYVAPEVLNDKGYDGTTSDVWSCGVILFVLMAGYLPFEEPNLMVLYRKIYKADFSFPPWFSSNAKRLIKRILDPNPLTRITIPEILENDWFKKDYKQPCFRQEEDVNLDDVDAVFNDSEDYLVSERKEKPVSMNAFELISRSQGFSLENLFDKQMQQGLVKRETRFTSTCPANEIMSKIEEAAKPLGFNVHKRNYKMKLQGDKSGRKGQLAVATEVFEVAPSLHMVELRKTGGDTLEFHKFYKTFSSGLKDIVWTSDSNKEETS comes from the exons ATGAGCAGAGCGTCGGCGGCGATGGGGAGCCGGACGCTCGTGGGAAAGTACGAGCTGGGAAGGACCCTCGGAGAAGGCAGCTTCGGCAAGGTCAAGTTCGCCAGAAACACTCAAAGCACTGGGGAATACGCCGTCGCCATCAAAATCATCGATCGTCATCGAGTGCTCAGTAGTCATATGGTTGAACAG ATAAAAAGAGAAATTTCAACGATGAAGATGATCAAGCATCCCAATGTCTTAAATATATTAGAg GTTATGGCAAGCAAAACAAAGATCTACATTGTTCTTGAATATGTTGGTGGAGGAGAACTATTTGATAAAATA GCTAGACAAGGGAAACTTAAAGAAGGCGTAGCTAGGATGTACTTTCAACAACTCATCAATGCTGTGGATTATTGCCACAGTCGAGGTGTGTACCACAGAGATTTGAAG CCAGAGAATCTGTTGCTGGATTCTCATGGAGTTCTTAAAGTTTCAGATTTTGGATTGAGTGCATTTTCAAAGCAG GAAGATGGGCTGCTTCACACGGCTTGTGGCACACCAAATTATGTAGCACCAGAG GTGCTCAATGATAAAGGCTATGATGGTACCACATCAGATGTATGGTCTTGTGGAGTTATTCTTTTTGTTTTAATGGCTGGATATTTGCCTTTCGAGGAGCCCAACCTCATGGTTCTGTACAGGAAA ATTTACAAGGCTGATTTCTCATTTCCACCATGGTTTTCATCCAATGCTAAAAGGCTGATTAAGCGTATTCTGGATCCAAATCCACTTACT CGAATTACCATTCCTgagattctagaaaatgattgGTTCAAGAAAGATTACAAGCAACCCTGTTTTAGGCAGGAAGAGGATGTCAATCTCGACGATGTTGATGCTGTCTTTAATGACTCTGAA GACTATCTTGTCtcagaaagaaaagaaaaacctGTCTCCATGAATGCCTTTGAGCTTATATCTAGGTCTCAGGGTTTCAGCCTCGAAAATTTGTTCGATAAGCAGATG CAGCAGGGCCTGGTGAAGAGAGAAACTCGCTTTACATCTACATGTCCAGCAAATGAAATAATGTCAAAAATTGAGGAAGCAGCTAAACCTTTGGGGTTTAATGTTCACAAAAGAAACTATAAG ATGAAGTTACAAGGTGACAAGAGTGGAAGGAAAGGGCAGCTTGCTGTAGCTACAGAG GTTTTTGAGGTGGCTCCTTCATTGCACATGGTTGAGCTCCGTAAAACTGGTGGGGACACATTGGAGTTCCACAAG TTCTACAAAACCTTCTCATCTGGGTTGAAAGATATTGTCTGGACCTCTGATTCGAATAAAGAAGAGACAAGTTGA